The Chitinivibrionales bacterium nucleotide sequence AAATGCAAATGTTGAAAAAGTCAAATAATGATTTAATTGACGCGCTTGAAAAAAAGGGGTTCAATCGCGTACTTGTAGAGCAATTACTTGAAAATATAAAAAAAATATCTTTTAGGAATATTCAACTAAAAATTGATGAGCCTGTCTTTTCAAAATATGGAATTTGGGATGCCTTCCTTGCCGATGATTTGATCTCGATGTCAAAACCAATTGTGGATATTCCACAACAACGATGGAATGCATTTAACAATATTGGTTTGAAAAAGGCTACAATTCTGGATGTATGCAACTTCTTTGGGGCAATAACTGAATTGATTTTTTTTATTTGGTAAGACAAAAAGAAGAGGATGAATTTTCGCGCCAGGTTGGACTGGAGGGTGAGCTCAAACGAATTGCCGGCCGACCCCTCGCCGCAGGCGACTTCGGGCGGACCGGCAACGAGGCGAACAGCCGAGCCCGAAAGGAGAACCGGTGCCGTGACCGGCAGGCGCCCAAATCATATTGATATTATTTTACTTTTAACTCAAATCCCGCCTGAATCGCAAAATACCCCTTCCCCCGGAACTGCGGATCCCGAAAGTACAGGCCAGCCATCACCGCGAGAAAATTCGATTCAAAGGTTTTCCATTCAGGCTGTATTATGGCCATGGCGCTCAGGCGGTCGGAGAACACCTTGGTGCCGAGCACTGAAAGGGTGTGGTAGTTGAGGCCGCTCATGACCATTTTGTTTATTTCAACCAGAGCATAGGCGTCGTCCTGCACGTCGACGTCTTCCGTTTTGTGAAGTGCCCAGGAGTGTATTTCAAGAAAATAACCCGAGCTTTTCATATCGAAATAGTTCGCGGTGACGCAGTCGACCGCGATGAAACGGCCGAGCTTTACTTTTATTTCGGGTGCGGCAGAGCACCACCAGCCGTTGACCGAGGCGGGATGAATGGCCTTGCGCGCGGAGTCGCCGTAATCGGAAGTTGCCGTCGCCATGGGATAATACCCGTATCCGAAAACATTGAACATGCCGTAGTAGCCGCCGCGCAGGGTGATGTCGAAAAAGGCGATGGGCTCCAGGGTGACGCGCAGGCCCAGGAAATCGTCCGCCGGCGTCCATTCGTTCGCGAGTCCCGCGTCGAGTTTGGTGGATTTCCAGAAAATGTTTTTGCTTTTAGACAGGGGCAGCCGGTACTGGGCCCGGGAATCGAGCAGCACCCCGAGGGGGTTGAGTGAAAATCCCAAGGATTGATAATAGATAAGGCCTTGAGTGGCAAATGTAGATGAGGCAAAAAGAAAAATAGGAGCTAGAAGGACGATACTATTATGTCTGGCTCTTTTCATCTGTTTACAAAAATATAATTAATGGAAAATAGAAAATTTGTTTCTTAAGACATGACCTCGCCCCGGCCCTTCGGGCCACCCCTCTCCGAATCGAAGAGGGAAAATGGTTTGTGTTTTTCATTTTCCCCAGGGCGTTGCCCCGGGCTACAGATATTTCGCCCCTGCGGGGCTCAGGAAACCCAACCAAAACATTTTCCAATCAATCAATTGGTAAGTTTCCATTTCTCAAAAACAGTCGCTTCAAGGGTGCGCCCAGCAGTAGGTTAGGGCTTGCAACGGGTGGTTCCCAGCTGCACCCAGGAGAGGGGAGTGCCGGGGAGGCCGAGGCCGGGGGAGATACTTCTCCCCCGTATTTCTTATTCATCTTCAAGCATTCTTCATAACTTTTTCCCCCACCAGAAACCTTTTTTTCATGCCATCTTTTATTTATTTTGTTAGGCCGCCACTGTTTTGTTTTTATCATACATTTTAACCGAGGAGCAGGAGTATGCATTACATCACCTGGTGTGCCCTTGGGGCAGGAGTTCTGGGAGTTCTTTATTCGCTTGTCACCGCGGGCTGGATCATGAAGCAGCCGAGCGGCTCCGACCGCATGAAGCAGATTTCCGAAGCGGTCCGCGAGGGCGCCACCGCGTTTCTCAACCGGGAATACCGCACCGTTGCCATGGTTGCCGTGGTCATTGTCGTCTTGTTGGGTATCATGGGTTGGAAAACAGGAAGCGGCGTCTGGATCGCCATCGGCTTTCTCATCGGCACGGTCGGCTCCGCGCTGGCCGGATATATCGGCATGATGGTGACCGTGCGCTCCAATGTGCGCACGGCCGAGGCCGCGAAGAACGGGCTGCAGAAGGCATTGTCCCTGGCTTTCAAGGGCGGGTCAGTGACGGGCCTTATGGTTGTCGGCCTCGGCCTTCTCGGCGTGACCGGCTTCTACATGGTGGCGAAACATTACGCGCCCGAATCCGCGTTTCATGCACTGGTCGGTCTCGGGTTCGGCTGCTCGCTTATGAGCGTGTTTGCGCGCATCGCGGGCGGCATTTACACCAAGGCCGCCGACGTGGGCGCCGATCTGGTAGGAAAAGTTGAAGCAGGAATACCCGAAGACGATCCGCGCAACCCGGCCGTGATCGCCGATAACGTGGGCGACAACGTGGGCGACTGCGCCGGAATGGCGGCCGACCTGTATGAAACCTATACGGTGACGATCGTCGCCGCTATCCTTCTTGCCAAGACGGTGTTCGGCGCGCAGAGCATGTGGGTGGAATTCCCTCTTCTCATAGGCGCCATTTCCATCGTTGCGTCGATCATCGGAACGTACTTTGTCAAGATGGGGAAGACGCAGTACATCATGGGAGCATTGTACAAGGGGCTCGCGGTCTCCGGTGTGCTTGCCGCGATCGCATTCTATTTCGTCTCCGTCCTTTTCATCAAGCAGCTCCCCGCGGGTGAGCAGGTTTTTTCGGCCCTGAATGTGTTCCTCATGGCTGTCATCGGCTTGGCGCTTACCGGCCTCATCGTCATGATCACGGAATATTTCACTTCGACGAGTTTCGGGCCGGTCAGGCATATTGCCAGCGCGAGCCAGACAGGCCACGCGACAAACATCATTGCCGGTCTTGCAGTGTCGATGAAGTCAACGGCGCTCCCGGCGCTCGTGATAAGCGCCTCGATCCTGGGCGCGTTCTGGCTCGGCCACGGTTTCCAGAACGCCGCGGCGGGTCTCTTTGCAATCGCCCTTTCCGCAGTCGCCATGCTTTCCATGACCGGTATCGTGGTGGCCATCGACTCCTACGGCCCGATCACCGACAATGCGGGCGGCATCGCCGAGATGGCCGAGTTGCCCGAGGCGGTACGCAACATCACCGACCCCCTCGACGCCGTGGGCAACACCACAAAGGCCGTCACAAAGGGGTATGCCATCGGCTCGGCGGCGCTTGCAGCGCTCGTGCTGTTCGCCGAGTTTTCCCGGTCGTTCGGTACCGCGATCTCGTTCGATCTCTCCGATCCGCGGGTGCTGGTCGGTCTCCTTATAGGCGGCTTGTTGCCGTTCTTTTTCGGCTCGCTGCTCATGGAGGCCGTGGGAACCGCCGCAGGCGGCGTTGTCGAGGAAGTCAGGCGCCAGTTCAAGGCGTTTCCCGGCATCATGGCGGGAACGCAGAAACCGCAATATGGAACCTGCGTTGACATCGTGACAAAAGGCGCGATCAAGCAGATGATGCTTCCCGCTCTTCTTCCCGTCGCGGTGCCCATTGCCGTCGGACTCATCCCGGGCCTGGGCAAAGAGGCGCTCGGCGGCGTGCTCATCGGCGCGATCGTGACCGGACTGTTCCTGGCCATCGCCATGACCAGCGGCGGCGGCGCATGGGACAATGCCAAGAAGTTCATCGAGAACGGCGCGTACGGCGGCAAGAAGTCAGACGCGCACAAGGCAGCGGTCACGGGCGACACCGTGGGCGACCCGTACAAAGACACGGCGGGCCCCGCCATCAACCCCATGATCAAGGTGGTGAACATCGTGGCGCTGCTCATTGTGCCGCTTATCAAGTAGGCCCTTTTTATTTGCAGTATAGTTTTTGATGAAGGACAGGCGGGGTGACAGTGTAAGTTTCCCCGCCTTTTTTATTGCTCTCAGGAAAGGTAAAATTCCCCGCAGCTCTGCTGCGGTTCTAAATTATTCTTAAATTTCTTGGCACCTTGAAGCTCTGCTTCGAGGTAGTTCATTTCGTCCACCTAGTTGAGGCGCTTTCTTTTCCCTGATTTTCTTAGTATATTTTTCTTATCCAACGATCATTCAAGAGTATTCATTTTATTTTTTTTATGAAAACTACCTATCGTTTTTCGATCATCATCCTCCTGTCACACTTTTATTTTATTTCCGCCTCTCCCGGCGATTCGATTCTCGGCAAATGGCAGAATCCCGAGGGCACGGCGTGTTTTGATTTCTACAAGGCCGGCAACGAATACCGCGCCAGGCAGCTCGGGCTTTCGCATCCCGATTTGATCGACACGCTCAATCCAGTGGATTCCCTCAAGTCAAGAAAAATGTACGGCGCGACCGTGCTGTCCGGGCTTGTGTTTAATGCAAAAAAGAACCGGTGGGAAAAAGGGACGGTGTATGATTGCGAAAACGGAAAGACCTACTCATGCCTTTGTACGATCACCGATAACGGGCAAAAACTGCGCATGCGGGGCTATCTGGGGATAAGCGTTTTGGGAATTACAAAAAACTGGGTGAGGCCCACGGTCGAGACCCGGCGAAAGATCGAGCGGATCGAGGCCGTGGCGAGAAAATAACATTGAACGATATAGCAAGCAGGTGTTCCATGAGAGTTCTCCAATTTCTTTTCGTTCTGTTTCTTCTTTCGATGGCCGGTTGCGTCAAGACGACCCAAAAGACCAAACTCATGGTCGTGACCACCTACCAGTACAATGACGTGTGGATCCTGGACTGCCTCTCAAAGCCCGAGGCGGACAGCATCATCAAGGTCGTTTCGGCCCAGACCGCGCAGCCGGTCCTCAAGATTTCCTATTCCGCAAGGGACCTCATGAAATTAAACAAAGACAGGAACTACAAGCTGTCCTGCAACCGCCTTGACGTCCTGACCGCGGAGCAGCGCGTGCCCCAGGCTGCATCGGGCACGGCCTATGAGGTGGAAAAGGCCAACGGGGTATGGGTGGTCAAGGGGACGTACAAATGGTCGCGGTAAGAACCTGGAATCAAGCATGAAAAAACTGGCCTTGCTGTCGGCCGCCGTTCTCCTCATCTCGTGCGCCAACACGTATTTCTGCAATTTCACCCTGCTCGACGTGCAGCGTCCCGCGGGTGCGGCCGAGAAGTGCGGTCCCGTTGCGATCGCCAGGGACCCCGATACGATGTCCATAAAGTACCGGTTCAGCGACAGCCTTTTCGACGCCGTGTTCTTCATCACCGAATACCAGTTTGAGTTCAACTTGAAAAATAAGACGGGGAAACCCGTTTCCATTCTCTGGGAGAAATCCGCGTATGTCAATCCCCGCGGCGAGCGCAAGCGGGTGATCCACCGCGGCGTCAGCTATGCGCAGAAGTCGGTGCAGCAGCAGCCGACCGTTGTCGCCAAGGGAGAGACGGTTTCGGAAATCATGCTGCCGTCCGAACATATCAACGTGTACCTGTACGGCAGCGGCGGCTGGTCGCTGTACCCGCTGTTCTCACAGGGCGACGTGGGGAAAAACGTGAGCGTCGTGCTGGCGTTCCAGATCGGCGGCGTCGTAAGCGAGTATGTGTTCACAATGAAGATAAACGCCATATAGTCATTTTGCCGGATAACCAGGATCGATTAAAATCGCGGCTTATCATTTCACTGGTATTTTTCCCTTTCCTTGTTTTCCCCTCATTTGCCAAGGTCACGATTGCGGCGGTGCTTCGAAGGGCGCTTAAAAAAATCTGCTGTTGCGGGATTGTCCGGGGCGATAACAATTGACAAGAGAGAGAATCAATTCCCTATTATCCAGTGGAACGGCTGGAGCGAACACTTCCCGCACGTGATCTTTACCATATATATCCCCGTGCCGAGTCCTCGCGTGTTGAGCGCCGCCCGGTCGCCTGAAACAATTTTTTTAATCAGCGCCCGTCCGCTCATGGCAAACAGCTCGACCGCATAGGTGTTTACAGAAGGAAATTTTAGGGAAATCCCGTCAGCCGACTGCCGCGCCCAAACGCGGCGGCCGAACGCCGCGGCCTGCGCCATCCTTTCCGAAATGGAAACAGTCGGCGCCCATTTGAACGTGAAGCTTGCCTTTGAGGGCACGAGGTAGGAAAACGACTGGCCGCCCCACACCACCCTGACGGTCTTGTCGGCAAGCGTGTCGTTGAACACGAGCAGCGCGATGGACTGGTCCGGGTTTACAAAGGCAACATTGAGGAGCTGGTTGTCGTAGGTTGACTGTATGCGGTACGCGCCGTTGGAGACGAACTTGGTGATGTGGCCGATGTCGTAGTAGTCGATGCGAAAGTCAAACGTGCCCTGTTTTGACGCGTCGTAGCGCCACACGCGCACCAGGCCCCGGCAGTCGCTGCAGCCGCCCACATGCGGCCCGTTCTGCTCGTCGGCGGCGATGGGCCATTTGACAAATGATCTTGAGAAATCGCGGATCACGGCGACCATTTTCCGCATGTCGGCCTCCTGCTGGGGCCGGCCGTCGGTGAACCCCGACCATTCGGTGAAGTAAACGTTATAGCCCTGGTCAAAAACTGTTGTCTGAAGCGAAGGGTCGCCGCCGTACCCATGAAACGCCACACCGCCGATGATGGGACTGTACTGGATCGCCGGGTCGTTCAAAAACGGCTGAACCAGGCTGAAGTGGTCCCAGTTGAAATCCAGAAGCAGGATCTTGGTGGTCAGCTTTGCGGCCGCGAACGCGGGCAGCCAGTAACTCGTGAGCATGGTGTGCATGGCGTCGCTGCCCATTATCGAAACCGACGGATAGTCGATGCTGTCGCAGCAGGACGGTTCATTGTTGAGCGTCACGTAATTAATGTGCACGCCCTCCGCATCGTATGCCTGGATGGTCTTGAGGTAATAGTTTACATGGTGCGGATAGCACGCGGGGAGGATCTCGCCCCCAACGAGGCTGTTGTTCGATTTCATCCATGCCGGCGGGCTCCAGGCGTTCATCTGCAGGGTGAGCGCGGGGTTAAGCGCCCGCGCCCTCTTGGTCAGGGGGAGCACGTCCCGCCGGTCGTGGTTGATGCTGAAATTGGGCAGCATTGAGTCGTATTTGTCGGCCGCGCTGTCGTCGTAGGTATACCGCTCGAGCGTGAGGTCGGACGAGCCCATGGGGTTGCGCAGGTAGCTCACCCCGATCCCCTTGACCGGGTCGAAGAGGGCGGTCATGAGGCTGTCGCGGAGTTCCGGTTTGACAACACTGTCCACCAGCCAGGCTGCGCCGTCGGTGAACGATGCGCCCGCGCCTTCCCATTGCTGGTATTTTATTTTCTCGTTCACCGAGAGGACCATGTCGGCGTGCTGCGTGTCCTGGCCGAACACGGCCGAATCGCAGGGTTCGAGCCCGCGCGCGACCCACGTCGACGTGGTCGTGGTGATCCAGGCCTTCACGGTTTCACCCGCGGCGAAACTCGGCGATGAATGCAAGGTCAGGATGATCAGCGTAAAAAACAGTATTAAACGTTGCATACCGCGAGGCCCCGGTAATTTCCATGAAATAGTGGTTTCGGCAAAGTAATGAAAATAGTGTTGGGAGAACGCAAAGCGGTAGCGTGATCTGTCATGCGCAGGGTGTCATCTGTCCCAAATGATTCTGGTCTGAAAGACATCTTTTACTCCTGATATCCGGAGCAGGTATGTTCCTTTGGCAAGCGAGCAAAGCGGCAGCGTGCAGAAATTGCCGGTGCAGTTGGCGACGACCGAGACGCGGCCGTCCAGCCCGTAAAGGCTGGCCGTACGGCGGTCAGGGGAGGGCATGGTGACCATGAGCGAGTGAGTAAGCCGCTGTACCGAATAGCCGGGGCGCGGCGCAGCGGTTTTTTTATCGCGGGCGGAGGCACCATTCGACCATTGGTACACCTTGACGTAATCAATCACCATCTGCTGGGGAAAAATGTTGTTGTCGATGGCGCCGCCCCAGTCGCCGCCGAGTGCGATGTTGAGGATGAAATAGAACCGCCGGTCGAACGGCCACGATTCCCAGCCGGAGTGCTCGTTGACATAGGTGAAATAGCACAGGGTGTCGAGGTAGCCGCGGATGGTGTCGGGCGTCCACTCCATGGCGTACACGTGGAACGCGGTCGCGAAGTCGTCGGCGCGCGTGGTGTCGGTCTTGGCCGTGCCGGCGCGCCAGTTGTACGTGAGGCTGTGCGCGGAAAAGTGGATCACGCTGGGGTCGTTGCCCACGTGTTCCATTATGTCAATTTCGCCGCTTTGGGGCCAGCCGCCGTAGGCATTGTCGGTGGGCATCATCCAGATGGCGGGCCAGGTGCCGCCGCCGTAGGGCAGCTTCGCGCGCACCTCGAAGCGGCCGTACAGCCAGTCGCCCTTGTTCATGGTGCGGATGCGCGCCGAGGTGTATTCGTTGTTCTGCCAGAAGTCCTGCCGCGCCTCGATGATAAGGGTGCCGTTTTCCACCCTGCAGTTTTCCGGCCGGTTTGCGGTGTAGTATTCCGCCTCGTTGTTGCCCCAGCCGCCGGCGCCCACCTGATAGCTCCATTTTGTCGAATCCGGAAGGCCGGAATAGGTGTCGAAGCTGTCGGCCCACACGAGCTTCCAGCCCTGGGCGCAAAGGGAAAGGGGGAGCATGAAAATAAAAGCGGCAAAACGGGAAATCGCCACGGCATCCATTCCTTTACTGATAAGAATTGGCAGAACGCTTCTGATCGGATGAGGACGGCGTGCGCGCCGTTCACCGCTGGACGACGACGCGTCCGGTGAGCGCGCCGAAGGCGCCGCGGACCGCCGCGCAATAGACGCCCGGGGAGAGCCTGCCCGCGTCGATCCTGAATGATGAGGCAGTCCCGCGTGCCGACAGCACCTTCTCGCCCCGCACCGAAACCAGTTCAAAATAATAGGTCTGACGGGAGGGGAGGTCGACAAAAACCGAGCCGCCCGACGTTTTCAGGGAGGCGGACGGACGTGCGGGGCTTGCGGCAGCCGGCAACACCGTTCCCACGTTCGGGTCCCATTGGTACACGCGGACATAGTCCACGATGAGGCTTTCCGGGAACACGGTGGTATTGTTGATATTGCCGTCGAAGTTGCCGCCAACGGCAAGGTCGAAGATGATGTAATACTGTTTGTCAATAGGAACGTCGGGATGCTGTGCTTTTACAAGCGTCACGAAATTGACGGTGTCAAAATACCAGCGTATCGAATCGGTGTTCCATTCGATCGCGTACGTATGGAAGTTGTCATGCACGTTGCCTGTGGGCATGGTATAGGTGCCGCCCACCTGGGAGTTGTTCGATGCCCAGTGGAAGGTGCCCGAGGTCCAGTTCGGAAGCCTGCCCTTGCCTTCCATTATGTCAATTTCTCCGCACACCGGCCACCCGCCGCCCACGCCGAGCATCCAGAACGCGGGCCACATGCCCTGGGTGAGGGGCAGGCGCATGCTCGCTTCGATGCGGCCGTACATGAATGTTTTCTTGTTCGAACTGTTAAATCTGCCGGAGGTGATGGTGCCGTTGTTTCTTGTTTCAATAATGAGATGGCCGTTTTTCACGAAAATGTTGGAGCCTGCCTGGTCGTGGCCTGCGGTGTATTGTTCCTGTTCGCCGTTGGGCGGGTTGTTTGTCGGATTCACCGTCCAGTTGCTTTCGTTGAGGGCCGTGCTGTCGAACTCATCGGACCAGAATAGTTTCCAACCTCCGGAAAAAGCATTTGATGACAGTAAAAAAAGGAACACAAATGTGAGTTGGACAAATGTTGTTGTTTTCAGGCGGTGAAGCGCCATTTTGTAAGCCCTCTCTATCCCCCCGGTTGTGTTGAAGCGATTAAATTATCTAAAACTTCTTTCTTGCTCATAATATAATGGTGCATGCGGCGTTTTGCTTGGAAAAAAATCTTCTTGTTAAAAATTTTTTATTGGACAGCAGGTTCGTATAAATAAGCATTTCCTAAAAATCTGCAACTGCAAGGATAAGAATTGCAATGCGGATATTTCAGTCCGTATTTTCAGTTATTTTGCAACTTTTGCTATAAATTCATTCATTGCATATGATAGAATAATATATATCGGGTGTGTTATGCTCTTCGCCGTCGGAAGGAACCCATGACCGCTCAACGCAGAATCATGGC carries:
- a CDS encoding sodium-translocating pyrophosphatase — its product is MHYITWCALGAGVLGVLYSLVTAGWIMKQPSGSDRMKQISEAVREGATAFLNREYRTVAMVAVVIVVLLGIMGWKTGSGVWIAIGFLIGTVGSALAGYIGMMVTVRSNVRTAEAAKNGLQKALSLAFKGGSVTGLMVVGLGLLGVTGFYMVAKHYAPESAFHALVGLGFGCSLMSVFARIAGGIYTKAADVGADLVGKVEAGIPEDDPRNPAVIADNVGDNVGDCAGMAADLYETYTVTIVAAILLAKTVFGAQSMWVEFPLLIGAISIVASIIGTYFVKMGKTQYIMGALYKGLAVSGVLAAIAFYFVSVLFIKQLPAGEQVFSALNVFLMAVIGLALTGLIVMITEYFTSTSFGPVRHIASASQTGHATNIIAGLAVSMKSTALPALVISASILGAFWLGHGFQNAAAGLFAIALSAVAMLSMTGIVVAIDSYGPITDNAGGIAEMAELPEAVRNITDPLDAVGNTTKAVTKGYAIGSAALAALVLFAEFSRSFGTAISFDLSDPRVLVGLLIGGLLPFFFGSLLMEAVGTAAGGVVEEVRRQFKAFPGIMAGTQKPQYGTCVDIVTKGAIKQMMLPALLPVAVPIAVGLIPGLGKEALGGVLIGAIVTGLFLAIAMTSGGGAWDNAKKFIENGAYGGKKSDAHKAAVTGDTVGDPYKDTAGPAINPMIKVVNIVALLIVPLIK
- a CDS encoding DUF2147 domain-containing protein, with protein sequence MKTTYRFSIIILLSHFYFISASPGDSILGKWQNPEGTACFDFYKAGNEYRARQLGLSHPDLIDTLNPVDSLKSRKMYGATVLSGLVFNAKKNRWEKGTVYDCENGKTYSCLCTITDNGQKLRMRGYLGISVLGITKNWVRPTVETRRKIERIEAVARK
- a CDS encoding glycoside hydrolase family 30 beta sandwich domain-containing protein, with amino-acid sequence MQRLILFFTLIILTLHSSPSFAAGETVKAWITTTTSTWVARGLEPCDSAVFGQDTQHADMVLSVNEKIKYQQWEGAGASFTDGAAWLVDSVVKPELRDSLMTALFDPVKGIGVSYLRNPMGSSDLTLERYTYDDSAADKYDSMLPNFSINHDRRDVLPLTKRARALNPALTLQMNAWSPPAWMKSNNSLVGGEILPACYPHHVNYYLKTIQAYDAEGVHINYVTLNNEPSCCDSIDYPSVSIMGSDAMHTMLTSYWLPAFAAAKLTTKILLLDFNWDHFSLVQPFLNDPAIQYSPIIGGVAFHGYGGDPSLQTTVFDQGYNVYFTEWSGFTDGRPQQEADMRKMVAVIRDFSRSFVKWPIAADEQNGPHVGGCSDCRGLVRVWRYDASKQGTFDFRIDYYDIGHITKFVSNGAYRIQSTYDNQLLNVAFVNPDQSIALLVFNDTLADKTVRVVWGGQSFSYLVPSKASFTFKWAPTVSISERMAQAAAFGRRVWARQSADGISLKFPSVNTYAVELFAMSGRALIKKIVSGDRAALNTRGLGTGIYMVKITCGKCSLQPFHWIIGN
- a CDS encoding glycoside hydrolase family 16 protein; translation: MAISRFAAFIFMLPLSLCAQGWKLVWADSFDTYSGLPDSTKWSYQVGAGGWGNNEAEYYTANRPENCRVENGTLIIEARQDFWQNNEYTSARIRTMNKGDWLYGRFEVRAKLPYGGGTWPAIWMMPTDNAYGGWPQSGEIDIMEHVGNDPSVIHFSAHSLTYNWRAGTAKTDTTRADDFATAFHVYAMEWTPDTIRGYLDTLCYFTYVNEHSGWESWPFDRRFYFILNIALGGDWGGAIDNNIFPQQMVIDYVKVYQWSNGASARDKKTAAPRPGYSVQRLTHSLMVTMPSPDRRTASLYGLDGRVSVVANCTGNFCTLPLCSLAKGTYLLRISGVKDVFQTRIIWDR
- a CDS encoding glycoside hydrolase family 16 protein; protein product: MALHRLKTTTFVQLTFVFLFLLSSNAFSGGWKLFWSDEFDSTALNESNWTVNPTNNPPNGEQEQYTAGHDQAGSNIFVKNGHLIIETRNNGTITSGRFNSSNKKTFMYGRIEASMRLPLTQGMWPAFWMLGVGGGWPVCGEIDIMEGKGRLPNWTSGTFHWASNNSQVGGTYTMPTGNVHDNFHTYAIEWNTDSIRWYFDTVNFVTLVKAQHPDVPIDKQYYIIFDLAVGGNFDGNINNTTVFPESLIVDYVRVYQWDPNVGTVLPAAASPARPSASLKTSGGSVFVDLPSRQTYYFELVSVRGEKVLSARGTASSFRIDAGRLSPGVYCAAVRGAFGALTGRVVVQR